A single genomic interval of Drosophila virilis strain 15010-1051.87 chromosome 2, Dvir_AGI_RSII-ME, whole genome shotgun sequence harbors:
- the mRpL9 gene encoding large ribosomal subunit protein bL9m: MLKNICVTQLNLLKSATSLQQQVRTTFVLKRKYEPLLHKTNEKPRRMRAKHFIYELVEDTLVKKRPNLEVVLKTFVEGVGDKGDVVSMKPHFVYNKLLLPGLATYKTPENMAKYAKTEAEKSSVQHSSAYAQRTVNMLESIVLAVIMNKDEPWVLEPWHIKASLRKAGFHCKEECITLPKERIEGPDLRKENKEFCCTITINKLEQAKLRCRIHHWSTDPSERLPYVLEHWKLPAEPLLDVGLPEAAATNESAKPV, encoded by the exons atgttgaaaaacatCTGTGTCACACAattaaatttgcttaaaaGCGCAACCAGTCTGCAGCAACAAGTGCGA ACCACGTTCGTGCTGAAGCGCAAATATGAACCACTGTTACACAAGACCAATGAGAAACCGCGTCGGATGCGGGCCAAGCACTTTATCTATGAGCTGGTGGAGGACACGCTCGTCAAGAAGCGCCCCAACTTGGAGGTGGTGCTGAAGACCTTCGTCGAGGGCGTTGGCGACAAGGGCGACGTTGTCTCGATGAAGCCGCATTTCGTCTACAACAAATTGCTGCTGCCAGGCCTGGCGACTTACAAAACGCCGGAGAACATGGCCAAGTATGCGAAAACAGAGGCGGAAAAGTCGTCGGTGCAGCACAGCTCAGCGTATGCCCAGCGCACCGTCAACATGCTGGAGTCCATTGTGCTGGCAGTGATCATGAACAAGGATGAACCCTGGGTGCTGGAGCCGTGGCACATCAAAGCCTCCCTACGCAAGGCGGGCTTCCACTGCAAGGAGGAGTGCATAACGCTGCCCAAGGAGCGCATCGAGGGACCCGATCTCAGAAAGGAGAACAAGGAGTTCTGCTGCACCATAACGATCAACAAACTGGAGCAGGCCAAGCTCAGGTGTCGCATACATCACTGGAGCACCGATCCCAGCGAACGTTTACCCTACGTGCTCGAGCATTGGAAACTGCCAGCGGAGCCCCTGTTAGACGTGGGCTTGCCGGAGGCCGCGGCCACAAACGAATCGGCAAAGCCTGTTTGA
- the Fkbp39 gene encoding 39 kDa FK506-binding nuclear protein, whose translation MSMFWGLSMKPNRKYTQTIVKSFHISGVALDEGESAKLYITADKTKFIVATLSKSVPQMALDLNFCKGDKIMFQTTGDALVSLIGYLHDAEESDDEFEDAEYENVVNALKQEKGIAGNDSDSDNDGSEEAEEEDDDEDEDVDDSKLAAEYSSFLEDESGEEEDDEDEEEDDSEDEEEEEDAPKAKKAKVNEAAKKSPKEQNGVAKKEGKQQQQQQQQKSKKDKKAAAAAPEAKKEQPKAKDAKQAAAERTIVGGVKVQDLQNGNGPEAKQGKRVSVYYIGRLKSNNKTFDSMQKGNGFKFALGAGEVIKGWDVGVVGMKVGGKRRITCPAHMAYGTRGHPPTIPPNSTLVFDVELKAVH comes from the exons ATGTCGATGTTTTGGG GATTAAGTATGAAGCCTAACCGCAAATACACGCAAACCATTGTGAAGTCGTTCCATATTTCGGGTGTTGCGCTCGATGAGGGCGAGTCCGCCAAACTTTACATTACGGCCGACAAGACCAAGTTCATTGTGGCGACTTTGTCCAAGAGCGTGCCGCAAATGGCGCTCGATTTGAACTTCTGCAAGGGCGACAAGATCATGTTCCAAACAACTG GAGATGCTCTGGTTTCCTTGATTGGCTACCTTCACGATGCTGAGGAGTCGGACGATGAGTTCGAGGACGCAGAATATGAGAATGTTGTCAATGCTTTGAAGCAAGAAAAGGGCATTGCCGGCAATGACAGTGATTCGGACAATGATGGCAGCGAAGAGGCTGAGGAAGAGGACGATGATGAGGACGAGGATGTGGATGACAGTAAATTAGCTGCTGAATACTCCTCATTCCTAGAGGATGAGTCTGGTGAAGAGGAGGATGACGAAgatgaggaggaggatgaCTCTgaggatgaggaggaggaagaAGATGCACCCAAGGCCAAAAAAGCCAAAGTAAATGAAGCCGCAAAGAAGTCACCCAAGGAACAGAATGGTGTGGCCAAAAAGGAGggtaagcagcagcagcagcaacagcagcagaagtcGAAGAAGGACAAGaaagcagctgccgccgctccTGAAGCTAAGAAAGAGCAGCCCAAGGCAAAGGATGCTAAGCAAGCTGCCGCTGAACGCACCATAGTTGGTGGTGTTAAAGTACAGGATTTGCAGAACGGCAACGGACCCGAGGCCAAGCAGGGCAAGCGCGTTTCCGTCTACTATATTGGACGCCTCAAGTCCAACAACAAGACCTTTGACAGCATGCAGAAGGGCAACGGCTTCAAGTTCGCCTTGGGCGCCGGCGAGGTCATCAAGGGCTGGGATGTCGGTGTTGTTGGCATGAAGGTGGGCGGCAAGCGTCGCATCACTTGCCCCGCCCACATGGCCTATGGCACGCGCGGCCATCCGCCGACCATTCCGCCAAACTCCACGCTTGTCTTTGACGTTGAGTTGAAGGCCGTGCACTAA